From Saprospiraceae bacterium, one genomic window encodes:
- the mnmD gene encoding tRNA (5-methylaminomethyl-2-thiouridine)(34)-methyltransferase MnmD — protein sequence MINSALDLHGDPFIVNTADGSDTLFHPLLAQSYHSLHGAFTESQHVFINNGLHFVSQMKRNIHILEIGFGTGLNAILSLRYSIENKMHLCYHSLDNYYLPLTMIEGLNFNLSESEKIDFAKLHQSEVNDETKMSEYFLFTKLQNDWLQFKTQKKYDLIYFDAFSPECQPNMWNLSSLERCYSLLASSGVLVTYCAKGQFKRDLKTVGFEVQTIPGPPGKREMTRVVKH from the coding sequence TTGATTAATTCTGCCCTAGACCTCCACGGTGATCCATTTATAGTAAATACAGCCGATGGATCCGATACCCTCTTCCACCCTCTCCTTGCTCAAAGCTATCATTCCTTACATGGGGCCTTCACAGAAAGTCAACATGTTTTTATAAACAATGGGCTTCATTTTGTTTCACAAATGAAGCGTAATATCCACATTTTAGAAATTGGATTTGGAACAGGGCTAAATGCAATTCTCAGCCTAAGATACTCAATTGAGAATAAAATGCATCTTTGTTATCATTCCCTGGACAATTATTACTTACCCTTAACTATGATTGAAGGACTCAATTTTAATTTATCTGAAAGTGAAAAAATTGATTTTGCAAAACTGCATCAATCTGAAGTGAATGATGAAACAAAAATGTCTGAGTATTTTCTTTTCACCAAATTGCAGAACGATTGGTTGCAATTTAAAACTCAAAAAAAATACGACCTGATATATTTTGATGCATTTTCACCAGAATGCCAACCCAATATGTGGAATTTATCATCACTTGAAAGGTGCTATTCTCTGCTTGCATCCTCAGGTGTACTTGTCACCTATTGCGCCAAAGGACAATTCAAAAGAGACTTAAAAACAGTCGGCTTTGAAGTACAAACCATACCCGGTCCACCCGGAAAAAGAGAGATGACAAGGGTTGTCAAACATTAA
- a CDS encoding NAD(P)/FAD-dependent oxidoreductase — translation MAASFETDICIVGAGPCGLFAVFEAGLLNLRCHLIDALPMAGGQLSEIYPKKPIYDIPGFPSILASELVDNLLKQIEPFKPEFTLGETAQSLEKLEDGRFLVTTNFNTKITAHTIAIAGGLGCFEPRKPDIHRLESYENHGVDYIIKDPEKYRNKRIVISGGGDSALDWAIFLSDIASEISLVHRRMEFRGAPESVQKVIRLNELGKLKLYLEAEVKSLEGNPDLEKLIIDTNNNQKTIELDYFIPLFGLTPKLGPIADWGLNLDKNAIEVNTLDYQTNVDGIFAIGDINNYPGKLKLILCGFHEATLMVQSAYKIINKGKKPSFKYTTVTGIQPIKDANHGK, via the coding sequence ATGGCCGCTTCCTTTGAAACTGATATATGCATAGTTGGTGCTGGGCCATGTGGCTTGTTTGCGGTGTTTGAAGCAGGATTACTTAATCTCCGATGTCATTTAATTGATGCCTTGCCAATGGCTGGTGGTCAATTGTCAGAAATTTACCCAAAGAAACCGATTTATGATATTCCTGGATTTCCTTCAATCCTCGCCAGTGAATTGGTAGATAACTTGCTTAAACAAATTGAACCATTCAAGCCAGAATTTACCTTGGGTGAAACCGCCCAAAGCTTGGAAAAACTGGAAGATGGTCGGTTTCTGGTCACTACCAATTTCAATACAAAAATCACGGCTCACACCATTGCCATTGCAGGAGGATTGGGATGTTTTGAGCCCCGAAAACCAGATATCCATCGACTGGAATCATACGAAAACCATGGGGTCGATTATATCATTAAGGACCCAGAGAAATATAGAAACAAGAGAATCGTAATTTCTGGTGGAGGAGATTCTGCTTTGGATTGGGCCATTTTCTTAAGTGACATCGCTTCTGAAATAAGTCTTGTCCATCGCAGAATGGAGTTTAGGGGAGCGCCTGAATCGGTTCAGAAAGTTATCCGCCTTAACGAACTTGGAAAACTAAAACTATATTTAGAAGCAGAAGTGAAATCCTTGGAAGGAAATCCTGATTTGGAAAAGCTTATAATTGATACGAACAATAATCAAAAAACCATTGAGCTTGACTATTTCATTCCACTCTTCGGCCTGACGCCAAAACTAGGGCCTATTGCAGATTGGGGACTTAATCTGGATAAAAATGCGATAGAAGTAAATACATTGGATTATCAAACAAATGTCGATGGAATCTTTGCGATCGGAGACATTAACAATTATCCAGGCAAATTAAAACTAATTTTATGTGGATTTCACGAAGCGACATTAATGGTACAATCTGCTTATAAAATTATCAACAAAGGCAAGAAACCGAGTTTTAAATACACTACTGTTACCGGAATTCAACCCATCAAAGATGCAAACCATGGAAAATGA
- the bshC gene encoding bacillithiol biosynthesis cysteine-adding enzyme BshC, with protein sequence MNLPFNHFLMVDPSECTAFKVGDLKYWRHPEFFKEFIGNPPDLESIPNQIKLKEESYTARSEFLSIVKKQYHSLGLFDDLKHTIERLNSDKTFAIVCAHQPILFGGPLYWWYKIIHTISMANKLNSLYPEFHFIPIYYIGSEDHDFEELNHLELFQHLIHWNGKSDISMGKKSTSGLEVVLEEISSLYTRQLDVQEILLHWKNILLSTKNYGDFYFKLVHEIFKSFGLLCFNPDDASAKSQIKNIIKDEIIHSSSHRIVSDTNEKLKNISLKPQAYSREINLFYHHPAGRKRIVHHTNGFGLHDETTVWTLDEILQEIDDQPENFSPNVILRPLYQEYLIPSIAFIGGGAEINYWLQLRDLFNYHKITFPILVRRYSNIIVAKSLAGKIHKLGLSGEDFLKEVEVIINKFIFSKDHVQAEINQAQSQFKEYIRNLEVLAAKISKSELAGTMNEINKLNVAMDKIASKMLKDYKNSHEVEIQSIRKIKNQLFPNNQLQERTESGLGYYLKYKNGFISGLLDLFRLQPTGFLIVFESDHS encoded by the coding sequence ATGAATTTACCATTTAATCATTTTTTGATGGTTGATCCATCCGAATGCACTGCCTTCAAAGTTGGAGATCTTAAATACTGGAGACATCCAGAGTTCTTCAAAGAATTTATCGGTAACCCACCAGATCTGGAGTCTATTCCGAATCAAATAAAACTAAAAGAAGAAAGCTATACTGCCAGAAGTGAATTTCTATCCATTGTAAAAAAACAATATCATTCGCTGGGCCTGTTTGATGATTTGAAGCACACCATAGAAAGATTAAATTCAGATAAAACCTTTGCAATTGTTTGTGCCCACCAACCCATTCTTTTTGGGGGACCTTTGTATTGGTGGTATAAAATCATACATACCATTTCCATGGCAAATAAACTGAATTCGCTCTATCCGGAATTTCATTTTATACCTATTTATTATATTGGATCAGAAGATCATGACTTTGAAGAATTAAATCACTTGGAATTGTTTCAGCACCTTATACATTGGAATGGCAAAAGTGATATTTCCATGGGAAAAAAATCTACATCAGGATTAGAAGTCGTTTTAGAAGAAATTTCTTCCCTGTACACCCGACAACTTGACGTTCAGGAAATTTTGCTCCATTGGAAGAACATACTACTCAGTACAAAAAATTACGGAGATTTCTATTTTAAGCTAGTACATGAAATTTTTAAATCATTTGGTTTACTGTGTTTTAACCCAGACGATGCATCTGCCAAATCTCAAATTAAAAATATTATAAAAGATGAGATAATCCATTCAAGCAGTCATCGCATTGTTAGCGATACAAATGAAAAATTAAAAAATATATCATTAAAACCACAAGCTTATTCGAGAGAAATTAATCTGTTTTATCACCACCCTGCGGGTCGAAAGAGAATTGTTCATCACACAAATGGCTTTGGCCTTCACGATGAAACGACAGTTTGGACATTGGATGAAATTCTTCAGGAAATAGACGACCAGCCAGAAAATTTTAGTCCGAATGTAATACTCAGACCACTTTATCAGGAATATTTAATTCCAAGCATTGCATTTATTGGAGGTGGAGCTGAGATAAATTATTGGCTTCAATTGAGGGATCTATTCAATTACCACAAAATCACATTCCCCATTTTGGTACGACGATATTCAAATATAATTGTTGCGAAATCTTTGGCGGGTAAGATTCATAAATTAGGCTTATCCGGTGAGGATTTTTTAAAAGAAGTAGAAGTCATAATAAATAAGTTCATTTTTAGTAAAGATCATGTCCAGGCTGAAATTAACCAAGCACAAAGTCAATTTAAAGAATATATAAGAAATTTAGAAGTCTTGGCTGCCAAAATATCAAAGTCAGAGTTGGCAGGAACAATGAATGAAATCAACAAACTAAATGTTGCCATGGATAAAATTGCTTCGAAAATGCTAAAAGACTACAAGAATTCTCATGAGGTTGAAATCCAAAGCATTCGCAAAATAAAGAATCAATTATTTCCAAACAACCAACTTCAAGAAAGAACAGAATCAGGATTGGGCTATTATTTAAAATACAAGAACGGATTTATCTCTGGTTTGTTAGATTTGTTTCGATTACAACCAACTGGCTTTCTAATTGTATTTGAATCCGATCATAGTTAA
- a CDS encoding PorT family protein, with translation MHRHLFPIILLLTIGYQSNAQLSFGPGVGISTLRIPGRSFVVNDKEKNDSVLVSYFDADYGYHFGAFLRYQIKSFIIQPEVYFNSNKTTYKIKGFGSTSIIDSIKKERYQHVDLGLMLGYKIGIIRFNAGPIAHLFIQSRSDLTDLDGLKERWKSATFAYQLGIGFDLSKLAFDLRWEQNFTKYGDHIEIDGQKYHFSKAPTKIVALLTYMF, from the coding sequence ATGCATCGCCATTTATTCCCCATTATTCTATTATTAACTATTGGTTATCAATCAAATGCGCAATTAAGTTTTGGACCTGGAGTGGGTATTTCCACCTTGAGAATTCCCGGTAGGTCATTTGTTGTAAACGACAAGGAAAAAAATGATTCCGTTCTCGTTAGTTATTTTGATGCTGATTACGGCTATCACTTTGGCGCTTTTTTAAGATACCAAATCAAATCTTTTATAATCCAACCTGAAGTGTATTTTAACTCTAACAAGACCACCTACAAAATTAAAGGATTTGGCTCCACATCCATTATTGATTCTATAAAAAAAGAAAGGTACCAGCACGTGGATCTTGGATTAATGTTGGGTTACAAAATAGGAATCATTCGATTTAATGCTGGGCCAATTGCTCACCTTTTTATCCAAAGCAGATCTGATTTGACAGATCTTGATGGTTTAAAGGAAAGGTGGAAATCTGCCACTTTTGCTTATCAATTGGGCATTGGATTTGATTTGTCTAAACTGGCTTTTGATTTGAGATGGGAACAAAATTTTACCAAATACGGAGATCACATTGAGATTGATGGTCAAAAATACCATTTTTCAAAGGCCCCAACCAAAATAGTGGCTTTGCTCACATATATGTTCTAA
- a CDS encoding peptidoglycan synthetase has translation MPHRVHLIAIGGSIMHNLALDLASQGYIVTGSDDQIFEPARSNLYRANLLPPVEGWFVENIDNQLDIVILGMHARKDNPELLRALELGLKIYSFPEFIASKSQSKRRISIAGSHGKTTTCSMAMHTFKGLGLDFDYLVGAQIEGFERMVHLSEAGHIILESDEYLSSCLDPKPKFLHYIPDIAIITGIAWDHFNVFPTTKDYESAFSLFLESMKSGSNLIYYSGDKALCSIVEGSGQHLHCIPYHHVPYEMKDGQFYLRYENEWFLTGVFGSHNFQNMQAVIELGLLLGFDKRSIIAELSKFKGSAKRMEILAQNKSKIAYLDFAHSPSKVKATIQAFVEKYPDRKILLIMELHTYSSLSREFIPQYKDTTHLIRNVILYFDPKAMQLKKMTELTQFEIKEAFNREDLKICTTTVELHHAINKNAPDFDVLVFMGSGQFGGLNIKKISAEWLEKTESSTI, from the coding sequence ATGCCTCATAGAGTTCATTTAATTGCCATTGGCGGGAGCATCATGCATAATTTGGCACTCGACCTTGCCAGCCAGGGCTATATAGTTACAGGATCTGATGACCAGATTTTTGAACCTGCCCGGTCTAACTTATACAGAGCCAATCTTCTGCCTCCTGTGGAGGGATGGTTTGTCGAAAATATTGATAATCAATTGGATATAGTAATTCTAGGGATGCATGCACGAAAGGACAATCCTGAGTTGCTTAGAGCTTTGGAGCTCGGGTTAAAAATCTACTCCTTTCCTGAATTTATTGCCAGTAAATCTCAGTCCAAAAGAAGAATTTCTATTGCAGGAAGTCATGGCAAAACAACCACTTGTTCAATGGCAATGCATACTTTCAAGGGATTGGGATTGGATTTTGATTATCTGGTTGGTGCGCAAATTGAGGGATTCGAAAGGATGGTGCACTTATCTGAGGCAGGACATATAATACTTGAGTCAGATGAGTATTTAAGCTCATGTCTGGATCCAAAACCGAAGTTTTTGCATTATATCCCCGATATAGCGATAATCACCGGGATTGCCTGGGATCATTTTAATGTTTTTCCCACAACAAAGGATTATGAATCAGCCTTTAGCTTGTTTTTGGAAAGTATGAAATCAGGGTCAAATCTAATTTATTATTCGGGGGATAAAGCACTTTGCTCAATCGTTGAAGGGTCAGGTCAACATCTTCATTGCATTCCCTACCATCATGTACCTTATGAAATGAAAGATGGACAATTCTATCTGCGGTATGAAAATGAATGGTTTCTAACGGGTGTATTTGGATCCCACAATTTTCAAAATATGCAAGCAGTTATTGAATTAGGTCTTTTGTTGGGATTTGATAAAAGATCTATCATTGCGGAACTTTCCAAATTCAAAGGATCCGCCAAAAGAATGGAAATTCTTGCCCAAAACAAATCTAAAATAGCATATTTGGATTTTGCCCATTCACCTTCCAAAGTAAAAGCGACCATTCAGGCTTTTGTTGAAAAATATCCTGACCGAAAAATATTGCTAATTATGGAGCTACATACTTATTCGAGTCTGAGTCGGGAATTTATTCCGCAATACAAAGACACAACTCACCTGATTCGTAATGTGATACTTTATTTTGATCCAAAGGCTATGCAATTAAAGAAAATGACAGAATTGACCCAATTTGAAATAAAGGAGGCCTTTAATAGAGAGGATTTGAAAATTTGCACAACCACCGTGGAGTTACATCACGCAATTAATAAAAATGCACCTGATTTTGATGTATTGGTCTTTATGGGATCTGGACAATTTGGAGGTCTTAACATCAAAAAAATATCAGCTGAATGGCTTGAGAAAACTGAGTCAAGTACCATCTAA
- a CDS encoding ABC transporter permease, whose product MLHYFVKRLGLGILTIFVVVACISFIIYWAPVDPTRISFGQRTDENTVQLLKKKYFLDKPPLIQILRYFEDLFPLQFISRMDERMKDYKFLPLWESNKNVVIVKLPFLRRSYHSGVLVSAMLIEAIWPTLLLATAATFLSFILGCFLGWLASIHAGNLLDRLIVSTTSLLYALPSYVTAIILSIGLAFYLNWFPIQGSLWDLNDNGELSFHLDHLWLPLIALAIRPIGQICQMVRVSILEVKNADFVRTAYAKGLTERQVFYQHILKNAINPVISTVGSWFASLLTGAYFVEFVFNYKGMGLLTIQAVNQFDIPVVSGCCVAAVIIFTSVGLISDFLYAVFDPRVKLEN is encoded by the coding sequence ATGTTGCACTATTTTGTTAAACGATTGGGCTTAGGAATACTGACAATTTTTGTCGTCGTTGCTTGTATTTCGTTTATTATTTATTGGGCTCCCGTAGATCCAACACGGATTAGTTTTGGTCAAAGGACTGATGAGAATACGGTACAATTACTCAAAAAGAAGTATTTTCTGGATAAGCCTCCTTTGATCCAAATTTTAAGGTATTTTGAGGATTTGTTTCCTTTACAGTTCATCTCAAGAATGGATGAGCGAATGAAAGATTATAAATTTTTACCCTTATGGGAATCCAATAAAAATGTAGTTATAGTTAAGTTGCCTTTTTTAAGACGATCATATCACTCAGGGGTCTTGGTTTCAGCCATGTTGATCGAAGCAATTTGGCCTACTTTACTTTTGGCGACAGCTGCTACCTTTTTATCATTTATTTTGGGGTGTTTTCTCGGTTGGTTGGCTTCCATACATGCTGGCAATTTGTTGGACAGGTTAATTGTCAGTACCACCAGTCTATTGTATGCTTTGCCAAGCTATGTAACGGCCATCATTCTTTCCATAGGGCTTGCGTTTTATTTAAATTGGTTTCCAATACAGGGTAGTCTTTGGGATTTAAACGATAACGGAGAGCTCAGCTTTCACCTCGATCATCTTTGGCTGCCTCTTATTGCACTTGCCATTCGACCCATTGGTCAAATTTGCCAAATGGTCAGAGTTTCTATTTTGGAGGTAAAGAATGCCGATTTCGTTCGCACAGCTTATGCAAAGGGTCTTACCGAAAGACAGGTTTTTTATCAGCATATCCTGAAAAACGCCATTAATCCTGTCATTAGCACGGTGGGTTCATGGTTTGCTTCCCTTTTAACAGGGGCATATTTTGTTGAATTTGTTTTTAACTATAAAGGAATGGGGCTTTTGACGATACAAGCTGTTAATCAATTTGATATACCAGTTGTTTCAGGTTGTTGTGTGGCTGCAGTCATTATTTTTACCAGCGTTGGTTTAATATCTGATTTTTTGTATGCGGTGTTCGACCCAAGGGTCAAATTGGAGAATTAG
- a CDS encoding ABC transporter ATP-binding protein: MKILEVQNLTISFENEGISKNVVNSLCFSLKAGETLGMVGESGSGKSVTCMSILKLLGPKARYKSGSVMWQENEQEQAVDLLKLNAESLRKIRGRRISVIFQEPMSALNPVLTCGFQLTEILQAHQIVPSTEYKKYTLDWFEKVGLKDVDRIYKSYPHQLSGGQLQRVIIAMALCSRPKLVIADEPTTALDVTLQKKILDLIENLKKELGISIIFISHDLSVIKNICDRIIVLKDGLMVESATTEYLFNHSEQAYTKGLINSKPPIRMRLRRLPTVQDFLNGKSMESFYDDSQIIHPTESDQKLANLSLQKPILEIQNLNVQYSIRKNIFGKTSQYLHAVANVNFELRSGEVLGIVGESGSGKSTIGRAILGLVPRQSGNCTYKNSLLPEYNAPEWKSLRKELQIIFQDPYSSLNPRKNVVEAITEPMMVHNIFQKRKERIDKATGILEKVGLSSEFLNRFPHQLSGGQRQRVCIARALVLNPKILVLDESVSALDVSVQAQTLNLLMSLKEEFGLSYLFITHDFSVVHFISDRIMVIKDGKIVEQGPSYQVIKDPQHEYTKHLIDCIP, translated from the coding sequence GTGAAAATACTTGAAGTTCAAAATTTAACCATCAGCTTTGAAAATGAAGGAATTAGCAAGAATGTTGTAAATTCTTTGTGTTTTTCACTAAAAGCCGGTGAAACTCTAGGTATGGTCGGCGAATCCGGCTCTGGAAAATCTGTCACATGTATGTCCATATTGAAACTGCTGGGCCCAAAAGCCAGATACAAATCTGGATCAGTCATGTGGCAAGAAAATGAGCAAGAGCAAGCAGTTGATTTGTTGAAACTGAATGCTGAATCCCTAAGAAAGATTAGGGGGAGAAGAATTTCAGTGATTTTTCAAGAGCCTATGTCAGCTTTGAATCCAGTTTTAACCTGTGGTTTTCAGTTGACTGAAATACTCCAGGCTCATCAAATTGTTCCTTCTACAGAATATAAAAAATATACCCTTGATTGGTTTGAAAAAGTCGGACTTAAAGATGTCGATCGAATTTACAAATCCTACCCCCATCAGTTATCTGGAGGACAACTCCAAAGAGTTATAATAGCCATGGCATTGTGCAGCCGGCCCAAATTAGTAATTGCTGACGAGCCAACAACTGCATTGGATGTTACCCTTCAAAAGAAAATACTCGATTTAATTGAAAACTTGAAGAAAGAACTTGGTATTAGTATCATTTTTATTTCACACGATCTTTCTGTCATTAAAAATATTTGCGATCGAATTATTGTGTTGAAAGATGGGTTAATGGTTGAATCTGCTACAACAGAATATTTGTTCAACCATTCCGAGCAAGCGTATACCAAGGGGCTTATCAATAGCAAGCCCCCTATTCGGATGAGACTTCGCCGATTGCCTACTGTTCAAGATTTTTTGAATGGCAAGTCGATGGAATCTTTTTACGACGATTCCCAAATTATTCATCCAACAGAGTCAGACCAAAAGCTAGCAAACTTATCCCTACAAAAACCCATACTGGAAATTCAAAACCTAAATGTTCAATATTCCATTCGAAAAAATATATTCGGTAAGACTAGCCAATATCTACACGCAGTTGCAAATGTAAATTTTGAACTCAGGTCAGGAGAAGTTCTAGGTATCGTAGGAGAATCGGGCAGTGGCAAATCTACCATCGGAAGAGCTATACTTGGCTTAGTTCCGCGCCAATCCGGTAATTGTACCTATAAAAACAGCTTGCTCCCGGAATACAATGCTCCTGAATGGAAAAGCTTGAGAAAAGAACTTCAAATTATTTTCCAAGATCCATATTCTTCCCTTAATCCGCGTAAAAATGTAGTCGAAGCCATTACTGAACCCATGATGGTACATAATATATTTCAAAAAAGAAAAGAACGAATTGATAAGGCCACTGGTATTTTGGAAAAGGTCGGATTGAGTTCAGAGTTTCTTAATCGGTTTCCACATCAGTTGTCGGGAGGTCAGAGACAAAGAGTTTGTATTGCAAGGGCATTGGTATTAAATCCGAAAATTCTGGTGCTGGATGAATCTGTATCTGCGCTGGACGTATCCGTTCAGGCTCAAACTTTAAACTTATTGATGAGCTTAAAAGAAGAATTTGGGCTCAGTTATTTATTTATCACACATGATTTCTCGGTTGTCCATTTTATATCAGATAGGATCATGGTAATTAAGGATGGTAAAATTGTTGAGCAAGGCCCTTCCTATCAAGTTATCAAGGATCCACAGCACGAATACACCAAACATCTAATTGATTGCATCCCTTAG
- a CDS encoding 2Fe-2S iron-sulfur cluster binding domain-containing protein, producing the protein MENEISITVIDRTEKEHQYIIPSDTGLNLMELCKADQLPVEGTCGGLALCGSCHVFVLSDFELPPPSYDEELMLDQLPGIKSNSRLACQIKLYPEVHTLKVMLAPIV; encoded by the coding sequence ATGGAAAATGAAATCTCAATAACAGTTATTGACAGAACTGAGAAAGAACACCAATATATTATACCATCTGATACGGGCCTTAATTTAATGGAATTGTGCAAAGCAGATCAGCTTCCTGTGGAAGGCACCTGTGGAGGATTGGCATTGTGTGGTTCATGTCATGTTTTTGTTTTATCTGATTTTGAACTACCCCCACCCTCTTATGATGAAGAATTAATGTTGGACCAGCTACCAGGAATAAAATCAAATAGCAGATTGGCCTGTCAAATAAAACTTTATCCGGAGGTTCATACATTGAAAGTGATGTTAGCTCCCATTGTTTAA
- a CDS encoding EamA family transporter, protein MSLLTQRKAYIALGITCIIWGTTYLVNKIGVSQVSPILFSAIRQSIAGSILLWFCFSFKKFSFPDRKYLLFQLILGIVLIGIGNGIGIVGLSYIDSGLAAILAATSPIIIAILNQFYFPANKLNLLGWLGILIGFIGLVLICSDKINLDSFADTEAGIGIGLTLVSVIAWGAGSVLSKTKSFAHSTLMSSGFQMLFGSIPMYLLIGFTKNPTLNNFNATAIWSMVYVIIFGSILAYSAFIYALNHLPAIITGIQSYISPIIALILGFLILNEQINGVLLIGSALVLGGVFLVNYSEWMKLKK, encoded by the coding sequence ATGAGCTTATTGACTCAAAGAAAGGCATATATTGCGCTTGGAATCACCTGTATAATTTGGGGTACTACTTATCTTGTGAATAAAATTGGAGTATCTCAAGTTTCTCCAATTCTGTTTAGCGCAATCAGACAATCCATCGCAGGATCTATTCTTTTATGGTTTTGCTTCAGCTTTAAAAAATTCTCTTTTCCGGATCGAAAATATTTATTATTTCAACTTATTCTAGGTATTGTATTAATTGGCATAGGCAATGGTATCGGGATCGTTGGCTTAAGTTATATTGATAGTGGCCTTGCTGCCATTCTGGCAGCAACTTCGCCAATAATTATTGCAATCCTCAACCAATTTTACTTTCCTGCCAACAAATTAAATCTATTAGGTTGGCTTGGAATCCTTATTGGGTTTATAGGATTGGTGCTAATTTGTTCAGATAAAATAAATCTTGATTCATTTGCAGATACTGAAGCCGGGATTGGTATTGGTTTAACACTTGTATCAGTCATTGCCTGGGGAGCAGGCTCTGTACTTAGTAAAACCAAATCATTCGCGCATTCCACATTGATGTCTTCAGGATTCCAAATGCTTTTTGGAAGTATCCCTATGTATTTATTGATTGGCTTTACTAAAAATCCTACATTGAATAATTTTAATGCAACAGCCATTTGGTCAATGGTATATGTTATCATATTTGGGTCAATACTTGCATACAGTGCTTTTATATACGCATTAAATCACTTGCCTGCGATCATAACAGGAATTCAAAGCTATATCAGCCCAATCATCGCACTTATATTGGGATTTCTAATTTTAAATGAACAAATTAATGGAGTATTGCTCATCGGAAGCGCATTGGTGCTTGGCGGAGTCTTCTTGGTAAATTATTCAGAATGGATGAAATTAAAAAAATGA
- a CDS encoding mechanosensitive ion channel — MKLEYIIRFGLKAGLLAGLIFYKSGDWLAYQPDSSFARSSVVISAVNFAIFWLTANIFIRLNQFIYRKRKKLGDKYSDNVIVGLQNIYFLLTGIGIMVMLLGMFGIEFSKLLTALSIVAAALAIISKEIVSDIITGFIISFSKDIALGDYVRIANIEGKVLDINIYKIVLLTEKGELVYVPNSKAYFSEIINFSKIRNYQVELEFALNVSMFKPASDLEQIILSKIKSENLEIQFENLHVWLSGISGDDVKYTLVYQLPNIELKSEQKVNDLIYTVIANIVAVKQ; from the coding sequence ATGAAGTTAGAGTACATAATTCGGTTTGGATTGAAAGCTGGCTTATTGGCGGGCTTGATTTTTTATAAAAGCGGAGATTGGCTGGCTTACCAACCGGATAGCAGTTTTGCCAGATCAAGTGTTGTAATTTCTGCGGTTAATTTTGCAATTTTTTGGCTGACCGCCAATATTTTTATCAGACTCAATCAGTTCATTTACAGAAAAAGAAAAAAGCTTGGAGATAAGTATTCTGACAATGTCATTGTAGGCTTGCAGAACATTTACTTTTTATTGACCGGTATAGGTATTATGGTGATGCTATTGGGAATGTTTGGAATTGAATTTTCTAAACTGCTCACTGCTTTATCAATTGTTGCGGCGGCATTGGCGATTATTTCCAAAGAAATTGTAAGTGATATTATTACCGGCTTTATTATATCCTTTTCAAAAGACATAGCCTTGGGAGACTATGTGCGAATTGCGAATATTGAAGGAAAAGTATTAGATATTAATATCTATAAAATTGTATTATTGACTGAAAAAGGAGAGCTTGTTTATGTGCCGAATTCGAAGGCCTATTTTTCAGAAATTATAAATTTTTCTAAAATTCGCAATTATCAGGTGGAGTTGGAATTTGCACTCAATGTTTCGATGTTTAAACCGGCGTCTGATTTGGAGCAAATTATATTGTCCAAAATTAAAAGTGAGAATTTGGAAATTCAATTCGAGAATTTACATGTTTGGCTTTCTGGTATTTCCGGAGATGATGTGAAGTATACCTTGGTCTATCAATTGCCAAATATTGAATTGAAATCAGAACAAAAGGTGAATGATTTGATTTACACTGTTATTGCGAATATTGTGGCAGTTAAACAATAG